The Aspergillus fumigatus Af293 chromosome 3, whole genome shotgun sequence region CTCGGAATTGGCCGGTTCCTTCCATGTGGCCGAGTCGAGATTGAGAAAAGGCTTGGCTGTACTACATAGCCTGTCGAGGAGCGGAACCATTGGGATGGAATCAGAAGAGAGAGGCGGTGTCAGACGAGGGACTGTCCGGTTCCGCGACGCCACTTCATACGCGTAGGCATATCGCAACAGGTCATTGTCTGCCCAGGCTCTGGATGCCAGCGTCATTCCCACGGGCATCTGCGTGTCACTCAGAGTCCCCATCGGGACAGTGATGCAGGGAATTCCCAGATGTTTCAGCGCTCGGCCACCGTTGGAATACTTGACCCCATCCTGCAATGCATGGAGCATTGACTCGTACACTTCGTCCGAATTGGCGTACGAAACATCACCATTGGTGGGGAAAGCGAGCAGGTCAATACCATGTGCGTCCATCCAATCTTCCAAATCTCTCTTTCGCATATCCTCCAATGCTCTCACTGCCTCCGCGATACCAGGAAGGTCGTAGAGGCTGTATTGTCTATCACGGATGGACTCGATCATCTCCGAATAACGAACTTGGTTTTGCGCCTCGGTGAATCTCGAGGGATCGTCCATGGGTGCAATCAAAGGGTGGATCTTGCCGGGATCACACTTGGAAAGACTGGTACATCTCACATCGCCATTTTGCTGCAGGAAATCGTCCCACGCCGTGGCAATCATCAGGCATCGCTCGATTCTTGTCCACTCGTGTGATAGCCCAGGCACGTTGCAACTTTGACCAGGGAAGTCTTTCTTTGTGTACTTCTCGAGCAGAGGAAAATCCGTCGCGATGACAGTCGCGCCGAGGCTCTCGAGTGTCTTCTGAACGCTGTCCCATAGCGCTTTCACTGCGGTAGTGCAGACGTGAAACGGTTTGGCAGAAGGGTCCCCCAAAAAGCATCTTGGTATGGCGACTCGTTTACCCACCAGTGCATATGGGTCAGCCAAATCTCGATAGTCTTTTGGGCGAATTTCAGATGCCTTGGGAATAGGGACGATTTGTTGATTCCTCCAGAAATCAATTCCCCGACTGGAATCACCATCGTCGGCTACAATCACGTTCAGGACGGCAAATAGGTCCTCCATCGATCTTGTATGTGGAACAATGACATCGCAGGTTGGGTAGAGTGGCCATTGGCCTCTGTTCGGTATCACGCCTCGCGAGGGAGAATATCCGATCAACGCATTGTTGGATGCCGGCGCACGCCCAGAGGAGACGGTTTCACCAGCTAAGCCAAAGGCTGCAAGGCTTGCCGCAGTTGCTGTGCCACAGCCATTGGACGAACCGGATGCAAAGGCCGTCGTGGAGTATTGGAGGTTGTAGGGGCTTTCAGCACGACCGTAGAGTCCACGTTGGCTTCCACCGTCAGCCATAGCGGGCATATTGGTCAGTCCAAGGATCACTGCTCCAGCTTCGCGCAGGAGCGATACAACCGCGGCATCGTCCGTGGCGATTAGGTCGGCAAAAGCAGGTGAGCCCGCGGCGACTGTCATCCCCTTGACCATGAAGCTGTTCTTAACCGTGCAAGGAATGCCCTCTAATGGTCTTGGTGGCCGACCACTGGCACGATAGTCATCCGACTTCTGCGCTTCCTCGAACGCATTGGGGTTGAGCACGCAGACCGAGTTCAAGGAGGGGCCCCGACAGTCGTACTGCCCGATTCGGTGCAGATAAAGCGCCACAAGCTGGACACTTGTAACAGCCCCGATCCGGAGGGCCTCGAGAAGCTCCTTGATACTGGCATCGACCAAGTTCAAGACCTTTGGTCGTTCTTGGGTGTCAGGCGCCGGCATAGTCGAAGCAATCTGTGTTGACCTTGAGCTCTTTGGCAGGAGAGATATTGAAGTACTTGAAGGAGATGGGCAGAACTTCCAAGCACCTTTTATCCATGAATGAAAAGCTACTCTACTATCTATACAAATCGCTGACGCTGTTGTCCGAGTTTCCTATTCCGCCATAGTGCTGAAGATGTTTGAGCGCGGCTTGGCTTTGACCAACTGGCTCGACCTTCCGTTCAGAGCATCCTCGGCTCGAGTTTCCTGTTGACTACAGGGAGTAACAGTATAGCAACAACATCGCTTGTGTCTAATGATTAATCAACAatcaatcttcttcaaacTTGGATTGACTTCCAAATCCTGCCCAAGAAATACTTTATAGAACTTTATTTATTGTCGAAGACCGCACGCTATATCAGAATCGGATGTAACCCCATATCCGACATTGCACTTCTACAATCCGCCCGCGTAGTCTCCTGCATTTTCCAGCAGCTCTTCATAATTTTGAAAACCGTCGGGATATTGCCGCATCTGCCGGAGTCATCACGCAAAAGGTCCGTCATCAATGTCTCGAAAAACGGCCGAATATGGGGCTCTGCCATGCAGCCTATCACGCACAGCGCCCACACTGAGCCCGTGAGGGAATAGCTCTCTGGCCTGCCTCGGAGTGCGATAATACTTCTGGCCACCGCACTTCTTATCTCTGGGAGGGCCGGTAGCGGGCCGGAGATAGTTGTATGCAGTAAGACCAATGCAGCAAGCGCGAAAAGGCGCGTCACCCAGTCCTTGAGTGATTCGGAGCCCGTGTACCCCTAGAAACCAAACCCTTGTCAGCAGCGTATTATAGCAAATGCTAGAACTCTAGAATGGATCGCACTTTGGCAATATCAAGCCCCTCAATACCCTTCTCGAGACGCATCTCAATTTCCTGGCCTCGGCTGGCGAGCTCTCGGATGTTTAATAAGCCGTCTTTATCTTGCTGATCTTTCCAGACACCAAGGCGTGCTAGATCGCCTATCACAGCGACGACCCAGTTGTAACAACCCAACAGGTCCGCAGTGTTGAGACCAGGGATTTGAAGCCAGCGTTGATAAGGAAGTCGGGGGGCCCTCCCCGTCGACAGGCACGAAAAGACATCGAACCATATAACGCTCACCACGAGGAACTCCAGACCATCGCTGCCTCCTATTCTGTGGTCAGAAAGCTCGAGCGCGCTCATACCCGCGTTATGGTGATACGGATGCGCGCTGAAAATGACCTCCGGGGACAGTAGGCTCATGACAGAAGCGACAGCATCAAGGTGCATCAACCAGTCATTCTCTGCCCCGCTGAAAACCTAGAGTGCAGAATTAGGATTTACGAAGCGAACAGAAACAGCCCGCAGTCACTACGCACCTCGAAGCTGATCAGCATGAAGCTACAGGTCAAAAACTCGGTCAATTGCGCGTGGTCATCCCGTAACTTGTCGCCTTTTTCGGTCATCAGATCGCAAAGTTCACGGAGGGCCTGTGAGTGATGACCTAATGCCTTTTGTCTCCGCTGGAATTCCTCTTCTGTGCCGATCATGGCGCTCTGGTGAAGAGACGCTAGACTTAGAGCGGCGTGGTATAGAGGCCCTCGCTTCATCAATAGTAAAAAGAGCCAGCCCTTGTTTCCTAGCCGCGATCGGCGATCGTGATACGGAAATTGCCATGGGAACACTCGGTCAAGGTAATACATCAAAAGATATGCCTCTTGCGGATCAAGGCCATTGGAGCCCAAAGACTGCGGGATAGGAGTAGTCGTAAGCTCAGCAGCATCTTTTAGGGTGTGGTCCTCATTGTTCTCGTTGAGCTCGAAGGCTCGGTCTGAGCTGTCTTCCTCATGGTGCAGCGCCGCATTCCCTAGGTCATTGGGACAATATGACGAATgcagaggccgaggaggagttgCAACTGAAATTGGGGATTCATCGGCCACGATTTCTCCTTCTGACCCGTTCGCTTGGTTTGTTCGCGATCCAGGCAACGGCCGAGATTGTTCGCTCAGGCTTCGGCTCATGCGGGCTCTATTTTGTCTCTTCTTGACATGACGAAAATTCTGGTTGATAGCAGCTTTGATGCGTGATCGTTCCTTTTGCTCTTCGGAGCCACCATCCATCCAAGTAGGCTTGGGCCCATACCCATGGCAGTAGACATGGCGGTCAGTACATTCCTTGCAGGATGGTGTCTCCAAGCCACATTTTCGATGCCGGACCCGGCAGGTCCAGCATCCAGAGGGCCCACGAGGCATGACTGGGAGTAACTAATGCTGTCCCCCAATTCCAAAGAAAGGAAGGCCTGAAAGTTGGTGAACTTTGGGATGATGAAACCGATTTAACCTGGTTAAGAAACTCGAACCGCAATGGTTATGTGCCGTAGGTGATCACCTGACGCCTGGTCCTCAATTCCCCTCATTAACTTTCAAAATGACCAAATTTAGTATAGCTTTAACTATAAGATACTTCAAGCCAAACCTAAGGGCCTAAGGCATTGTAAAGAACTGAAGAACCTCTTGCGTCATTCCTCGGCCAAGGCACAGGGATCTTAGGAAGTTCATCGATATTGTAAATGCTGTAGTTTTAATACAGAATTTAGTTGGCTTCTTGAGTCCCGACTCATCTTTTCTAAGTCAGTACCAACTGAGAGGTATGTTAAGACAGCTAGACCAGGGACATTAATCTCCAGCGTAGTCCGAAGGGACTAGTTTCCAGATCTATGTAATAGAAACATGGATAAAGGCGGAAGTAGTCTAGCGACTTCTCCCTGACAACCAAGGATCTTGTAGAAGCTCCTTAGCAGTCGCTCTCTCTTCCGGCATCCAGGTCAATGCCCTCCGAATGAAACTAAGGAAACCTGCTTTGTCTTTCAAGCGGCATTCAAGGGCTTCCATTGTTCGAGCCTCTGGTATGGGCGCCAGGCCCAGCCATTTCCCTGTAGCGAATAAGGTTAGTAGAGAACGGAGACCATGGGAATAGAGTTGAATACGACCACAGCTCAGGGTGCTCAACGTACCTTCGTCGTCCCAAAAGTCTGCTCTTCTCTCTGGGGTTTTAGCGAGGAATTCCACAGGAGGAGGACCTAATGCCGCGATAATCTGAGCCAAATGAGCAGCATCGTAGagatcgccatcatcgtcgcGTGCAGTAAACAACCTCTTTGGCTCCAGAAGGTCCCACGCCTTTCCACAAAAACAAAGTTAGTTGCTCATTAAAGTAGCAGGAGTATCACCGATGGATACACGTACCGTGAGGCCGACGCTCCATATATCAACTGGATAGCTCCAGCCCACATAAAGTAACGTCTCAGGGGCACGGTATTCCAACGGCATGATGTCCCCACCGTGAGGTTCACGACCGATCCTGGCTTCACCGAAGTCCGATAACAGCATTGGACCTTCCTTAGGTCGCATCAGCCGGGAGAGATAGATTATCCGAGTAGGAGACACTTGTTTCCGGGGCACCGGATCGGTGTATTCTTTCTCCTCAATGGCCTGAAAAATGCTGTTATCGAAGACACCAAGCAGCATATTTCCGGGGTGGATATCTAAATTCAACAATAGTAGCAGTCAGGGTCGAGCTCCAGTGGACTTTGGTCGACAGGACAGATACCGGTGTGGACGATCTCCCCATGTGTATGCAGGAAATCGAGAGCCTTCAAGAGCTCAATGATAGCACCCCTGACGAAGTCTTCGTCAAATCCTTCCGGGCGGAATACGACTTTCATGTCGCGGAGGCTCATTTGTGCGGGTtcaaagacaaggacaacATGGTCGCCATCAGGACCGTTAACGACGAACGAATCCAACAGTCGGCGCACATTGCCTCGTCCTTCGTGTGTACTGTCCTTCATACGACTGGCGATATGGTGGTATGACGGCAGTTCACGGTGAACTAACGATGTACGCACATATACTTTCAGCGCGACATACTGGTGTGCTCTATCAAGATTAGCTCAGCTATAGACCGGTAGAGCATTACAATTCGTACTCCAAGTCTCGAGCGAGCCAAGTGGTAGATGACGAACCAAAGCCAAGCTTCGCAATTGCTTGGTATCGATCCCTAAACACCTCGCCCAGGTGAACAGGATAAAACCGGTCTGCTCTGTAGTCGAGCagttcttcctcctccaccagtcGTCCAGCGTCGATATGTTCATATCCACTGGTGGGAAGATCCCGAGGGCTTTCTCTTGCGCTCGGTATTGACTGTTTATCCCGTGAGCTGGAAGCAAACTCCCTCAGCGTAAACGTAATTGCAGACCGCGGTGAGGATATTCTAGCTTGTCGGACAACGGGATCTCGGATTTCCGGATATATGCGAATGCGACCCAGTCGACAGTGCGATATCAGGGCCAAAGTCCTCTTTATAGTGAGAAACGTCATTGGTAAGAAACTGGCCAggtggaggaagagcgaGCATTCACTCCTAAATAGGTGTTAAAGACGGCGTGAACGAAAGCTGAGCGGCGTCATTCCTGGTTTCATTGCTGGGCTTCCCTTCAAAACAAAGGCAGACTCACATAAGATCGACTATCGGTCAGCCCTACGCACAGTTTTGGCCAGTCGTAACTCATAAATACGTTCGGCTGCTTGACATGATGTACTCCGCAATACAGAGCCATACAAATTTAGTTCCTTTGGCGGTATCCTACTGAGCTATTCCTATACCATTTGGTATTTTTACCATATGGGGATTTCGAACGATTTAAATCACTATATATAAGGGTTATGAGCTAGTTCAAATTACTAAAGAGTTTAAATAGTTTACATTAATTAGTTTAGATTATTAAGTAGTTTAAATGCTATAATAAGAATTAGAGTGGttgtgggttgggtttgggtcaacccatGGCAGAGAAAACCTGCCCTAAAACCCATGTGGGTTGAGTTATGGGTATTATGGGTACCCACTTCACCCATATTACATCAATATACATAATTTATGTACATAACTATGGTCCATACCGCTTTTAGTAGGCGGAATGATAGAGAACATAGGATTCTGCCGGTTACATGAAACCCAATAGATTACCTATACTCATGTGGGTTTGACGCTAACAACCCACCCACATTGCAGGTTGGgtgggttgggtcagccagtttGCTAAGGATTTCGAACAGTTTGAATTACCCTATAGTAAGGATGTTAAATTACTATTTAGTAGTAAGATCTAAATCCTTATATACCAAAAGTCATGCCCTGATAGGCAGAATATATTGAGATAGAGGTTATGGAGGAACCCACCTGCTAGCACTACACATTTAAGACATATACCTAAGTATGGTAATATTCGAGATCCCCACTATATAGTGATTATTCGACCATTTACCAGTTGACCCTCGTTACCGGATGTCCTCCACCAGAAACGTCACACCTCAGCAGCATGAGTGGTGGCTCACGGCCGAGGAGTTTTAAGTATAAGCTTCAAGGGACCCACTGCCGGAGATCCCGGACATGCCCCACCAGTGGAGAGAAGGATGGCCCTTGACGGCACAGGAGGCTCTGGAGATTCGGAAACAGACAGAGACAGACAGAGacagacagagagagagagagctAGGGAGGAGTtgcgcagtcgcagtcgcagtgGCACCGGCTACATCTTTGAAGGTTTCCTAGTAATCGCGGCTGACAGTTTTTCTCCTAGAATTTAGATATAAACCAGAGTAAGCAAGGGTTTCACCAGGTGTGCGCGGCCATGGCTCGGCAAGTCACAGCAAGGGAAACTACTTATCTGAGTTCTTGATGTTGATATTGCAGCCCACTTGATGAGGGCCTTCACCCTGTCTGCACGGCCATTTCGGACTGCCAGGCAGAGAGGATGGGGAGGCTGAAAGTGGCACGAGATTTTGTGCCCGTCTTGCCGCAGTCCCAGTTCTAAGGGTGGGGCCGGAGCAAGGAAATCGATCCTTCATGAGTCATGGCACATATTAAGCGTTGGCCCAAGAGCGCCAAAAGCTCCGACGCCGCCACGCTAGAggattacggagtacattggCCAAAGTAGCGGCTTATAGACTAGCTTGTACCAAACCTTACTGGATAAACGGGTTGGGGTGCATGTAACATGAGTCAGAAGATCATGAGCGACACACTGGAACTAGGCCCGCGCTAGATGGAACTCGTCGGGAAGTCATGCCACTCTCGCATAGTAACACAAGCCGACTGGCTGTCTATTTACCCTGCGGCTGGACGTCTCGCCTCGGCCGCTTTAGCATCCGCAACCACGCGACCTATGCCTCCCCGGCGGCATGTGGCCAGAAACAAAAGCCCTGCAACAACAACGTTGGCCCCCGCAAACGCAATCATGACCTGGAACCCATCGTTATACCCCCGACCATAGACGCGACGCACACCAGCAATCTCCTCAGCGCTAAACCCATTGGTTTCACCATGCAGCGAATTCTTGGCGAGCTGGATTTGGTCCGGGCTTCTTCCAGGCAGAACGGCCGCGAGCTCATCATCAAGGCGAGAGCTCAACATCGCCGCGCAAATCGCCAATCCTATACACCCGCCCATTGCACGAAGCATATTCATCGCACCGGTGCCGGCCGCCATATCGCGCGCGGGGAATGTCATCTTCAGTATGACGTACTGCGTCGTCGAGATAATACCGAGACCCGCACCCATGAGGACTTCAAAGCCATATTGCCGATCCGCAACTGCGTGGTCGTCGGGAAGGACGCTGAAACAGGCCGTGGAGGTAAGGACTAACACAGTTCCGAAGGTTAGGAGGGTGAAGGCCGTCTGTGGCGCTTTGGCGGTGAGTGCGCCAGCGACCAGCGAGAAAAACGGGAGAATAAGCGTCAtagtgaggaggagaacaCCGGCTCGAGAGGCGCTGACCTCGTTGACGGCTTGGAAGCGTTGGGGGAGGTTTATTATCGAGGTGTAGAAGGCGAACCCGGTGAATAGCACGTTTCTAGCACAGAGACATGTCAGTCGAGCGGACACGTCCAACACCAATTGGGTGATTCAGTtacagcagcaacaggccTTGCAGAGGGTCGCGGACGAATCTGATGGGAAATATTGGCTCTCTGGCGCTGTCCCTTCGTCGCTGGAGCCACGCTTCGTAGGCGAGAAACACGATCAGAGCCACAATCCCCCCGACCAAAGTACCAATTACCTCGCTACTGTCCCAAGCATAGTAGGTTCCACCTTCCTGGAGGGCGAAGAGAAGCGGTATCAACCAGCATATCGACAGAAACGAGCCAACATAGTCTAGTCTCTTGAAGGCTTGGCGATTAAACCTGATATCATCCGACACGGGAATTGCGACTCCCAGGAGCACGGTCGCGATGGCGGCGAAGGGGATGCTAACCTGGTCAGCCGCTGGGTTCATGCGTGCCAGTGCTGGGGATGTACTTGATGTAGAATATCCATCGCCAAGTTGTATTGTCTACGATTACACCACCCAGTATAGGACCTAGCAGGTTCGAAAGCGCAAAGACTGAACTGATGACGCCAGAGTATAGTCCGGCCTTTTCGAGGGAGATGAGTTGGAGGATCGCGACGAAAACGAGGCAGTAAAGGCCGGATGCGCCGATTCCCTGGAACGCTCGAAACACAATCCTTGAATCGCGTCAGTCAGCATGTATGTGGGTGGAGTTGACGGGAGAGTAGTCGGAGCTCCTACAATTGATCAATCGTCCTGGCAACACCCGAAGCAATGGAAAAAACGAGAAAGACCAGATTCGacccgaggaggaggggcttGAGTCCGACGAGATCGCTCAGCTTGGCGATGAGAAGGACGAATGCTGGAAAGACAGTTAAGAATAGGGCCGTCAGCTGCAGGCAGATTGTCCAGGCCATACCATTGTAGGTTAGGAGGTACGATGTCACGACCCAAGCAGACTTGCTGGTCTCGTTGAGGCTGTTGGAGATGTCAAAGAGGGCAGTCGAGATGATCGTACTGTCCAAAGCGGCGAGGAAGAGCGAAATCCAGAGGCTGTGATATGGAAGTCGTAAGCAAGGGAGGTATGCTTGGGGATTACCGGACACCCAAGCGCTGAAGGGGATACGCACCCAAAGACCACAATGTTGAGGCGTAGTCCGGACATGCTCGGGCGACCACTAGAGGCTTCCTGATTTTCCTCGCTTCCTGGACTCACTTCGTTGGTCGTCTTGCCAGTCTGACTCTCCGGATCCCTTGCTTTTTCTGTATTTTGAGTCGAGTCCATGGCTTTCTCGGTTGGCTCCTGCTGGACTGGATGCATGCTGTTTTCCATTATGAAATGAAATATGACTGGAAGGAAAGCGCAGTATCCCGTATTTATCAACGCTTTGCACAACAGCCAGGATTGTCAGGCAGCAACCAGTCTGCTCGGGCTGTGTCCGGCCCTTGGCACTCTGAGTGGACCGCTAAGACTGacatatactccgtacccttGTTGGATAACGACAGGCATCGTGATCCGGCTGACCGAATGTCGTACGTTACTTCGCCTCGACAGGGGTCATTTTGACTCCATATATTTTGATGGAAGTATAGGAGTAAGTGTGCATACGCCACAACCATACCTTCTATACTCCATGCCGGAGGAGATTGTAGCTGTTGCAAAATCTGGTCCATGAGTTGTATGTCTCGCTGAAAGCTGGGGAAGGTTCGAATGAGCTCCACCCCCATTCGAGCCCACTGAGTTCCCTGTCCACTGAAAGCGAATACTAGTGAGAGGGGTGGCGATGTATCGGATATATGGTGTGAGTGGACTTCTCCACCAAAAAGCTCGCCATCACTATTGGCAATAGTAAACGACCGATGAGACAGATGATCACGACGAACCCCAAGTGTATAAGCGACGTCGGCCAGAGCCTGCGGTCTCAGAGTCAAGTAAGATCTAATCGCATCCATTCGGGCGTCCAAGGCTGTCTTGCTATGAGCGGAGCAAACCAGGAGTCGAGGAACCAGTCCTCGCCTTGGCTCCTGTTTGGGTTCCACAGGCACGATGCTTGGTGCACATTCTAGGATAACCTTCAACAGGAGGTTAGTAGGGTGCTGTTGCATGTTTGTTCGCCTGCACATGAGTCTGTTCGTGACTTACATGAGCGTTAGCTCCGCCTACACCGAAACCGTTGACACTGACTCGTTCCTTTCGGTTCTCAGGCCATGGGGTGGGCTTGACTGGAACTTTGAGTCGCCCTTCCTGAAAGGGGACTGTAGGATACGTTAGTGCTCAAACCCTGACCACAACAGAAAAGCGGCTGGTTCTTACTGGAAGGGTTCGGTTGTCGAAAATGCATATTTGGTGGAATCGTCCGATGCTCCAGAGCCAGAACAGCCTTGATAACGGCGGTCAGGCCAGAGGCGCCCTCGCCATGACCAAAGTTTGTTTTCACCTAGACCGGGTTAAAAGAATCCACAAGACGGTGTCGAAACATGGCTTTGTGCTAACCGATCCAATATGAACCCCGTGCGGATGGAAAGTCTGAGCAATCGCCGTGGCCTCGACGATGTCTCCCCGTCTAGTGCCGGTGCCATGGCACTCCACAAAAGCCGTTTCTGCGATGTTTTCAATCTGCGCTCGCTCGTAGGCCTTTCTGATAAGCCGCTTTTGACCGTCAATATCCGGTGCGAAAATCTTTGCCGTTCGGCCGTCATAGTTGGCCGATGTGGCGCGGATAACGGCGCGGATAGGATCGCCGTCTGCTATTGCCTTGTCCAGGGTCTTGAT contains the following coding sequences:
- a CDS encoding amidase family protein, whose product is MPAPDTQERPKVLNLVDASIKELLEALRIGAVTSVQLVALYLHRIGQYDCRGPSLNSVCVLNPNAFEEAQKSDDYRASGRPPRPLEGIPCTVKNSFMVKGMTVAAGSPAFADLIATDDAAVVSLLREAGAVILGLTNMPAMADGGSQRGLYGRAESPYNLQYSTTAFASGSSNGCGTATAASLAAFGLAGETVSSGRAPASNNALIGYSPSRGVIPNRGQWPLYPTCDVIVPHTRSMEDLFAVLNVIVADDGDSSRGIDFWRNQQIVPIPKASEIRPKDYRDLADPYALVGKRVAIPRCFLGDPSAKPFHVCTTAVKALWDSVQKTLESLGATVIATDFPLLEKYTKKDFPGQSCNVPGLSHEWTRIERCLMIATAWDDFLQQNGDVRCTSLSKCDPGKIHPLIAPMDDPSRFTEAQNQVRYSEMIESIRDRQYSLYDLPGIAEAVRALEDMRKRDLEDWMDAHGIDLLAFPTNGDVSYANSDEVYESMLHALQDGVKYSNGGRALKHLGIPCITVPMGTLSDTQMPVGMTLASRAWADNDLLRYAYAYEVASRNRTVPRLTPPLSSDSIPMVPLLDRLCSTAKPFLNLDSATWKEPANSEHEVRREVSVKGTMQSSEPTVGIASLEVFVDGKLFTSISLTGEKWEWNACLSRAKVVDRYPTIGRVPKDCFLVIFIATLQNGRNAARMLLVD
- a CDS encoding Zn(II)2Cys6 transcription factor, coding for MPRGPSGCWTCRVRHRKCGLETPSCKECTDRHVYCHGYGPKPTWMDGGSEEQKERSRIKAAINQNFRHVKKRQNRARMSRSLSEQSRPLPGSRTNQANGSEGEIVADESPISVATPPRPLHSSYCPNDLGNAALHHEEDSSDRAFELNENNEDHTLKDAAELTTTPIPQSLGSNGLDPQEAYLLMYYLDRVFPWQFPYHDRRSRLGNKGWLFLLLMKRGPLYHAALSLASLHQSAMIGTEEEFQRRQKALGHHSQALRELCDLMTEKGDKLRDDHAQLTEFLTCSFMLISFEVFSGAENDWLMHLDAVASVMSLLSPEVIFSAHPYHHNAGMSALELSDHRIGGSDGLEFLVVSVIWFDVFSCLSTGRAPRLPYQRWLQIPGLNTADLLGCYNWVVAVIGDLARLGVWKDQQDKDGLLNIRELASRGQEIEMRLEKGIEGLDIAKGYTGSESLKDWVTRLFALAALVLLHTTISGPLPALPEIRSAVARSIIALRGRPESYSLTGSVWALCVIGCMAEPHIRPFFETLMTDLLRDDSGRCGNIPTVFKIMKSCWKMQETTRADCRSAMSDMGLHPILI
- a CDS encoding putative MFS multidrug transporter; translation: MENSMHPVQQEPTEKAMDSTQNTEKARDPESQTGKTTNEVSPGSEENQEASSGRPSMSGLRLNIVVFGLWISLFLAALDSTIISTALFDISNSLNETSKSAWVVTSYLLTYNAFVLLIAKLSDLVGLKPLLLGSNLVFLVFSIASGVARTIDQLIVFRAFQGIGASGLYCLVFVAILQLISLEKAGLYSGVISSVFALSNLLGPILGGVIVDNTTWRWIFYINIPFAAIATVLLGVAIPVSDDIRFNRQAFKRLDYVGSFLSICWLIPLLFALQEGGTYYAWDSSEVIGTLVGGIVALIVFLAYEAWLQRRRDSAREPIFPIRFVRDPLQGLLLLNVLFTGFAFYTSIINLPQRFQAVNEVSASRAGVLLLTMTLILPFFSLVAGALTAKAPQTAFTLLTFGTVLVLTSTACFSVLPDDHAVADRQYGFEVLMGAGLGIISTTQYVILKMTFPARDMAAGTGAMNMLRAMGGCIGLAICAAMLSSRLDDELAAVLPGRSPDQIQLAKNSLHGETNGFSAEEIAGVRRVYGRGYNDGFQVMIAFAGANVVVAGLLFLATCRRGGIGRVVADAKAAEARRPAAG
- a CDS encoding putative PKS-like enzyme, whose translation is MTSSTAEAASVQAGAPSPIAVVGMGMRLPGGVRTVDDFWDALISQKDCSSEVPQTRYNIDAFYHPDKPQSVRTRRGYFLEDDCLQKADTNFLQWIPGFSTSELDPQQRLLLEVIWECMENAGQTGWRGKDIGCYVGVFGEDWHELTAKESQMIPRTHAFANGGFALSNRVSFEFDLKGPSLTIATACSSSLSALHEACQALQTGSCSSAIVAGTNMLLTPSMSVTMSENMVLSPDGLCKTFDADANGYARGEAVNAVYIKTLDKAIADGDPIRAVIRATSANYDGRTAKIFAPDIDGQKRLIRKAYERAQIENIAETAFVECHGTGTRRGDIVEATAIAQTFHPHGVHIGSVKTNFGHGEGASGLTAVIKAVLALEHRTIPPNMHFRQPNPSIPFQEGRLKVPVKPTPWPENRKERVSVNGFGVGGANAHVILECAPSIVPVEPKQEPRRGLVPRLLVCSAHSKTALDARMDAIRSYLTLRPQALADVAYTLGVRRDHLSHRSFTIANSDGELFGGEVHSHHISDTSPPLSLVFAFSGQGTQWARMGVELIRTFPSFQRDIQLMDQILQQLQSPPAWSIEGMVVAYAHLLLYFHQNIWSQNDPCRGEVTYDIRSAGSRCLSLSNKGTEYMSVLAVHSECQGPDTARADWLLPDNPGCCAKR